In Verrucomicrobiota bacterium, a genomic segment contains:
- a CDS encoding type II secretion system protein — MTRVRRSPSGFTLIELLVVIAIIAILAGMLLPALSKAKLKSHQTVCLSNLKQLQLCWTMYADDHQDKIVSNDPNVGPGSRSWILGYMQDNHLDSTNRTLIEKGTLFPYNASTAIYRCPSDLGRSTLGGKKHLRVRSYAMNGYMNGVDVGLVFFSQRGYKVNLKTSEIASPPPSRAFVLLDEHQNSIDDGHYGFAPEGDIWMNLPAMWHNRGCNFSFADGHADGLKWRDPRTLSIKVINSIRTANNSDLKQLQSIVATKTN; from the coding sequence ATGACTAGAGTTCGTCGATCGCCTTCGGGGTTCACGCTCATCGAATTGCTCGTGGTCATTGCCATCATCGCTATCCTGGCCGGAATGCTGCTGCCGGCGTTGAGCAAGGCGAAGCTCAAGAGCCACCAGACCGTCTGTCTGAGCAATTTGAAGCAACTGCAGCTTTGTTGGACGATGTACGCTGATGACCATCAGGATAAAATTGTCTCGAACGATCCGAACGTGGGACCTGGCTCCCGCTCCTGGATTCTGGGTTACATGCAAGACAACCACCTCGATTCGACCAACCGCACATTGATCGAGAAAGGCACGCTATTCCCCTACAATGCTTCCACCGCGATCTATCGTTGTCCGAGCGACCTGGGACGCTCCACCCTTGGCGGAAAGAAGCACCTGCGCGTCCGCAGTTACGCGATGAACGGCTATATGAACGGTGTTGATGTCGGACTCGTTTTCTTCAGTCAGCGAGGTTACAAAGTGAATTTAAAGACTTCTGAGATCGCCTCGCCGCCGCCCTCGCGGGCCTTTGTCCTACTCGACGAGCATCAAAATAGCATCGACGACGGCCATTACGGATTTGCACCGGAAGGCGACATCTGGATGAACCTCCCCGCCATGTGGCACAATCGCGGGTGCAACTTCTCCTTTGCTGACGGTCACGCCGATGGGTTGAAATGGCGCGATCCGCGCACGCTTTCGATCAAGGTCATCAACTCCATCCGCACAGCCAATAACTCCGACCTAAAGCAGCTCCAGTCGATCGTTGCGACAAAGACAAATTGA
- a CDS encoding glutaredoxin family protein — MNIRLFVKPWCPWCIQAVQWLDAHGIRYETLDVTSDAEAFREMEAISGQTLAPVIDVDGKILADFGAKELAAFWKTLEKESA; from the coding sequence ATGAACATTCGACTTTTCGTCAAGCCGTGGTGCCCTTGGTGCATCCAGGCCGTGCAGTGGCTTGACGCACACGGAATTCGTTACGAGACCCTTGATGTCACGTCGGATGCGGAAGCCTTTCGAGAAATGGAGGCCATTTCAGGTCAAACCCTGGCCCCGGTGATTGACGTGGATGGGAAGATCCTGGCGGATTTTGGGGCCAAGGAGCTGGCGGCGTTCTGGAAGACGCTTGAAAAGGAAAGCGCGTGA
- the lipA gene encoding lipoyl synthase translates to MNSTVPTGEVRPRLPAWLRLPLPTSNTYARTRSLLDELKLHTVCESAKCPNHWECWSQGTATFMIAGDRCTRACGFCAVATAKPLPLDGDEPGRVAEATRRMGLKHVVITAVARDDLADGGAGHFRRTIECVRDLNPGIVIEVLVPDFNNRDASIQMVLEARPEVFNHNLETVKRLTPGVRSRAVYDRSLEVLRKAKAMGRGTLYTKSGLMLGLGETEEEVRQALLDLRGSGCDLVTLGQYLQPTPAHLPVSRFVEPAEFARWAEEARSLGFLHVASGPLVRSSYHAAEFQIPSRRG, encoded by the coding sequence GTGAATTCCACTGTTCCCACGGGCGAGGTTCGACCGCGCTTGCCGGCCTGGCTAAGATTGCCGCTGCCCACGTCGAACACCTACGCGCGGACCCGGTCGCTCCTGGACGAGCTCAAGTTGCACACCGTGTGCGAGAGCGCGAAGTGCCCAAACCATTGGGAGTGTTGGAGCCAGGGGACGGCCACGTTCATGATCGCCGGCGATCGTTGCACCCGGGCCTGCGGGTTTTGCGCCGTGGCCACCGCAAAACCGCTGCCGTTGGATGGGGACGAACCCGGGCGGGTGGCGGAGGCGACAAGGCGGATGGGTTTGAAGCATGTGGTGATTACCGCGGTGGCCCGTGATGATCTGGCCGACGGTGGAGCGGGACATTTCCGCCGAACCATCGAATGCGTGCGGGACTTGAATCCGGGCATCGTCATCGAGGTCTTGGTGCCCGATTTCAATAATCGAGACGCGTCCATTCAAATGGTGTTGGAAGCGCGTCCGGAAGTGTTCAACCATAATTTGGAAACGGTGAAGCGTCTCACGCCGGGCGTGCGATCGCGCGCCGTTTATGACCGGTCGCTGGAGGTGTTGCGCAAGGCCAAAGCGATGGGTCGCGGAACCCTCTACACGAAGTCCGGGCTGATGCTCGGTTTGGGGGAGACGGAGGAGGAAGTGCGGCAAGCGCTCCTGGACCTTCGAGGATCGGGTTGTGACCTTGTCACCCTGGGGCAGTATTTGCAGCCGACGCCTGCCCACCTGCCGGTCTCACGATTCGTGGAGCCCGCAGAATTCGCGCGCTGGGCGGAGGAGGCGCGGTCGCTGGGGTTTCTGCACGTGGCCAGCGGGCCACTGGTCCGGAGTTCCTACCACGCGGCTGAGTTTCAGATTCCTTCCCGGCGGGGCTGA
- the lnt gene encoding apolipoprotein N-acyltransferase, whose product MLSQVAGPNEGNPGARPCSRSQPQPRRLAQARHASASFRLKPGCWPPQDQSHDEPMRMEESHSINASNHPEPAGGPAVKHRDPWKPFRQGWPWRRITCLILAGVALGLAFPLPGWFALAWLAPGGILLAGLGTRGRAAWLHGWLAGFAFALFALRWLLNIPFPAGALAGWIALSAYVGSYVGVWNWFCQETLARCLTSPASSLPSEGEDLSMNPGLPSVASIWNNTPWGRRSSWILGCAVCWVAGEWLMARLFTGFPWLPVGMSQLSLLPLVQLGSLGGPYLVSFFVVWSSIALLGAGLSIAGIARAPVSSPLTHPRPTILGPGPSLFSRPAGWLADLALPGMALVLAFAWGWMRIQHYPKSERTVKVALIQPSIPQLLIWDRKEDGPRFQKMIELSRLALAARPDVLVWPEAALPSFSQEHFETMTRMAAEARVWMVFGADDAEPVPGNPGREAYRYYNAAFLLDRSGSVLASYRKRRLVIFGEYVPLAQWLPFLNWLTPIGTGFEPGRRPGHFTMPDLSVRMSMSICFEDVFPHSTRAAVEEETDWILNLTNNGWFGESSAQWQHAMNAAFRALENGRPVIRATNNGLTCWIDPLGRMHEVQAGSPKDVYGPGFKIAEVGVWPGKSRSSTGFRRWGDLWGGLCVGMTALQAMPLLRPRRNRRN is encoded by the coding sequence ATGCTTTCGCAGGTTGCAGGGCCGAATGAGGGGAATCCCGGAGCTCGGCCGTGTTCAAGGAGCCAGCCGCAGCCTCGTCGCCTGGCACAAGCGCGCCACGCCTCCGCCTCATTCAGATTGAAGCCGGGATGCTGGCCGCCCCAGGATCAATCCCATGACGAACCGATGCGCATGGAAGAATCCCATTCCATAAACGCCTCAAATCATCCGGAACCCGCCGGAGGTCCGGCAGTCAAGCACCGGGATCCCTGGAAACCCTTCAGGCAAGGTTGGCCTTGGAGACGGATCACTTGCTTGATCCTTGCGGGCGTGGCGCTCGGATTGGCATTTCCTTTGCCGGGCTGGTTTGCGTTGGCGTGGCTGGCCCCCGGAGGGATCCTGCTGGCCGGACTGGGAACGCGAGGACGCGCAGCATGGCTGCACGGCTGGCTGGCAGGATTCGCCTTCGCACTCTTCGCGCTTCGCTGGCTGCTGAACATCCCTTTCCCTGCCGGAGCCCTCGCCGGTTGGATCGCTCTGTCGGCTTACGTGGGGTCTTACGTGGGAGTCTGGAACTGGTTTTGCCAGGAAACCCTCGCCCGCTGTCTGACTTCACCCGCCTCGAGCCTGCCTTCGGAAGGAGAAGATCTTTCGATGAATCCAGGTCTGCCTTCCGTAGCCTCAATCTGGAACAACACCCCATGGGGCCGACGCTCCAGTTGGATCCTGGGATGCGCCGTCTGCTGGGTCGCAGGAGAATGGTTGATGGCGCGGCTGTTCACAGGTTTTCCCTGGCTTCCAGTGGGCATGTCCCAATTGTCCTTGTTGCCACTCGTGCAGCTCGGATCCCTCGGCGGGCCTTACCTTGTCTCGTTCTTCGTGGTTTGGAGTTCCATCGCACTCCTGGGCGCCGGATTGAGCATTGCCGGGATTGCCAGGGCACCCGTTTCGTCCCCGCTCACCCACCCCCGGCCAACGATCCTCGGTCCGGGTCCATCCCTCTTCTCCCGGCCGGCGGGCTGGCTGGCGGATCTGGCGTTGCCGGGAATGGCCCTCGTGCTGGCGTTTGCCTGGGGCTGGATGCGCATCCAGCACTATCCGAAGTCAGAGCGAACGGTCAAAGTGGCCTTGATTCAGCCCAGCATTCCTCAATTGCTGATTTGGGATCGAAAGGAGGACGGACCTCGCTTTCAGAAGATGATCGAGCTTTCGCGGCTGGCCCTGGCCGCACGTCCGGATGTATTGGTGTGGCCGGAAGCCGCCCTGCCCTCCTTCAGTCAGGAGCATTTTGAAACCATGACCCGGATGGCGGCGGAGGCTCGAGTTTGGATGGTCTTTGGGGCCGACGATGCCGAACCCGTTCCCGGGAATCCCGGACGCGAGGCCTACCGATACTACAACGCGGCGTTCTTGCTCGATCGCTCCGGGAGTGTGCTGGCTTCCTACCGCAAGCGACGGCTGGTGATCTTTGGCGAGTACGTTCCGCTTGCCCAGTGGCTCCCATTCTTGAACTGGCTGACGCCGATCGGTACAGGATTCGAACCTGGACGTAGGCCGGGCCATTTCACGATGCCCGATCTTTCGGTGCGAATGTCGATGTCGATTTGTTTCGAGGATGTGTTCCCTCATTCCACGCGCGCGGCCGTGGAAGAGGAGACCGACTGGATCCTCAACCTGACGAACAACGGTTGGTTCGGGGAAAGTTCGGCCCAATGGCAGCATGCCATGAACGCAGCCTTTCGAGCCTTGGAAAACGGGCGTCCCGTCATCAGGGCCACCAACAACGGACTCACCTGTTGGATCGACCCCCTGGGCCGAATGCACGAGGTCCAGGCGGGTTCCCCGAAAGATGTTTATGGACCTGGCTTTAAAATCGCGGAAGTGGGCGTGTGGCCCGGGAAATCCCGCTCGTCCACGGGCTTCCGTCGCTGGGGAGATCTGTGGGGGGGGCTGTGCGTTGGGATGACCGCGCTGCAGGCGATGCCGCTGCTGAGGCCACGAAGAAATCGAAGAAATTGA
- a CDS encoding insulinase family protein — protein MISKKATISMRPSGARFCPAQAASPPARIPAPSPRLDDFPPRSDSHVSPKAGPCLGRPLASSMTLTSTTEGLPPATTFTTLPNGLTIIVREDSTAPVVSAQAWCRTGSIHEGRWLGAGLSHVLEHMLFKGTARREGAHISQEVQDAGGYMNAYTSFDRTVYWINAPDTGKRVAIDVLCDIMQHATLPADTLAQELDVIRREMEMGQDDPGTRSIRRLFETAYTRSPYRHTVIGYLDIFNELKPEDIRSYYEHRYAPNNVFFVVAGDVKAAEVIEQIAEAYSKTKARPVDPIPFVHEPKQVGARHCYEEAKIELGHIHWSWHIPDVRDPEIPALQTLSMLLGHGRSSRLFQNVREKKAVVNSIDAWMYNPGNPGLFGISAMLEPAKLAEARDAIAAEVDRLRQHPVDPSELAKAVKQCVTASLATRKTMEGQAQELGGNWLAAGDLNFTTRYVEAVRRLTPQDLQQAAGRHLTEDNRTIYGLLPSGTRVQTSTTQASSEEGAIQLHRLPNGLRVLIKESRKLPFVEFRLATLGGVLAETEARNGAGYLLGRMMMQGTTRRSAEQLAREIESLSGSLDTYAGNNSFGATAEFLGEDFDKGIDFLSDVLLHPAYPADALERERTNQIAEIRSMQDQLLHVGLHTLARKMFGRSGYGLQLHGEEASVAQLAVEDLKAAHHSMLSPDRAVLAVFGNVNTDQVLEKVRESLGAWNPASGVSLEAMRRFAPDPSAGGAEIVEQREKEQAVVLMGFPGTCVDRADRHAVDLLQESCSDMGSRLFLRVRDQLGLAYYLGAFSFVGISPGFFAFYAGTAAEHASRVVEEFQKEVRLLRQDGLTDDELRRAKNKILGQRKIGRQDLGVQAMNHALDELYGLGYRHADGEDARFESVTREAIIQAARRYLAPEQAVVVKILPKK, from the coding sequence ATGATTTCAAAGAAGGCTACGATTTCGATGAGGCCTTCCGGCGCCCGTTTCTGCCCCGCGCAAGCCGCCAGCCCGCCAGCCCGGATTCCGGCGCCGTCTCCAAGGCTTGATGATTTCCCGCCGCGCTCCGATTCCCATGTTTCACCCAAGGCCGGCCCGTGCCTTGGCCGTCCTCTCGCTTCGTCTATGACTTTGACATCCACCACCGAAGGCCTTCCTCCCGCCACGACGTTCACCACTCTCCCCAACGGGCTCACGATCATCGTGCGCGAAGACTCCACCGCGCCGGTCGTCAGCGCCCAAGCCTGGTGCCGGACGGGCAGCATTCACGAAGGACGCTGGCTGGGAGCCGGCCTCTCCCACGTGTTGGAGCACATGTTGTTCAAGGGCACAGCCCGCCGCGAAGGAGCCCATATCAGCCAGGAAGTGCAGGACGCCGGCGGCTACATGAACGCCTATACCAGCTTCGACCGGACGGTCTATTGGATCAATGCGCCGGACACGGGCAAGCGCGTCGCGATCGATGTACTCTGCGACATCATGCAGCACGCCACGCTTCCCGCCGATACGCTGGCCCAAGAACTGGATGTCATCCGCCGGGAAATGGAAATGGGGCAGGACGATCCGGGAACCCGCTCGATCCGTCGTTTGTTTGAGACCGCTTATACCCGCAGCCCCTATCGCCACACCGTGATCGGGTATTTGGACATCTTCAACGAGTTGAAACCGGAGGATATCCGGAGTTACTACGAGCATCGCTACGCGCCCAACAACGTGTTTTTCGTCGTGGCCGGCGACGTGAAGGCGGCGGAAGTAATCGAACAAATCGCCGAGGCCTATTCCAAAACGAAGGCGCGGCCCGTCGACCCCATCCCCTTCGTGCACGAACCCAAACAGGTGGGCGCCCGCCATTGTTACGAGGAAGCCAAGATCGAACTCGGACACATCCATTGGAGCTGGCACATCCCCGATGTCAGGGACCCGGAGATTCCCGCGTTGCAAACGCTCTCCATGCTGCTGGGACACGGACGCAGCTCACGCCTGTTTCAAAACGTGCGCGAAAAAAAAGCGGTCGTAAATTCCATCGACGCCTGGATGTACAATCCCGGCAATCCAGGCTTGTTCGGAATCAGCGCGATGCTGGAACCCGCGAAACTTGCCGAGGCGCGCGACGCCATTGCCGCGGAAGTGGACCGCCTCCGCCAACACCCCGTGGACCCTTCGGAACTGGCCAAGGCGGTGAAACAATGCGTCACCGCATCGCTGGCGACGAGAAAAACGATGGAGGGCCAGGCGCAGGAATTAGGCGGCAACTGGCTCGCGGCGGGAGACCTGAATTTTACCACCCGCTACGTCGAGGCCGTGCGGCGGTTGACGCCTCAGGACCTTCAGCAAGCCGCCGGCCGGCATTTGACCGAGGACAACCGCACGATTTACGGCTTGCTGCCCTCGGGCACTCGAGTGCAGACCTCCACGACCCAGGCGTCCTCGGAAGAGGGTGCCATTCAGCTCCACCGGCTGCCCAACGGCCTGCGCGTGCTCATCAAGGAAAGCAGGAAGCTTCCCTTCGTGGAATTCCGACTCGCCACCCTCGGCGGCGTCCTGGCCGAAACGGAAGCGCGCAATGGAGCCGGCTATTTGCTCGGACGCATGATGATGCAGGGCACGACTCGGCGCAGCGCCGAACAACTGGCCCGGGAGATCGAGTCCTTGAGCGGCTCCCTCGACACCTATGCCGGCAACAACAGTTTTGGAGCCACCGCCGAATTTCTCGGTGAAGACTTCGACAAAGGCATCGATTTTCTGTCGGACGTCCTCCTCCATCCGGCCTACCCCGCCGATGCATTGGAAAGGGAACGGACGAATCAAATCGCCGAAATCCGTTCCATGCAGGATCAACTGCTGCACGTCGGACTGCATACCCTGGCGCGGAAAATGTTCGGACGTTCGGGCTACGGACTGCAATTGCACGGCGAGGAAGCCAGCGTCGCTCAACTCGCCGTGGAGGACCTCAAAGCCGCCCACCACAGCATGCTTTCCCCGGATCGTGCCGTTCTGGCGGTCTTTGGAAACGTGAACACGGATCAGGTTTTGGAAAAGGTTCGCGAATCGCTCGGAGCATGGAATCCTGCCTCCGGCGTGTCGCTGGAGGCGATGCGAAGATTCGCTCCCGATCCCTCGGCGGGCGGCGCCGAGATCGTGGAGCAACGCGAAAAGGAACAGGCGGTGGTGTTGATGGGCTTCCCGGGAACCTGCGTGGATCGCGCCGACCGTCACGCCGTCGATTTGCTCCAGGAATCGTGCAGCGACATGGGGTCACGCTTGTTTCTCCGCGTGAGAGACCAGCTCGGATTGGCCTATTACCTCGGCGCCTTCAGTTTTGTCGGCATCTCCCCGGGCTTCTTTGCCTTCTACGCGGGCACCGCGGCCGAGCACGCAAGCCGGGTCGTCGAGGAATTCCAGAAGGAAGTCCGCTTGCTGCGTCAGGACGGATTGACGGATGACGAACTGCGCAGGGCCAAGAATAAAATATTGGGCCAGCGCAAGATTGGGCGGCAGGATCTCGGGGTTCAGGCGATGAATCACGCCTTGGACGAGCTCTACGGACTGGGTTACCGGCACGCGGACGGGGAGGATGCCCGGTTCGAATCAGTCACTCGCGAGGCCATCATCCAGGCGGCGCGGAGATACCTGGCCCCCGAACAAGCCGTGGTGGTGAAGATCCTGCCCAAAAAATAG